The bacterium genome contains the following window.
CTTCCCAGCAGCAACGATCAATATGTCTGCGAGCCGTGTCATCGTGGAAAGGTCAGACGACCGCGAATGGCACACCGTGACGGTCGCGTCTGCAAACTCACCCTTCATCGACAGTAGTGTTGAGATTGGTCTGCCCACAAGGTTCGACCGACCCACCACAACGACATGTCTACCGATCGTTTTGATGTTGTATGATTCAAGCAGTGCCATGATTCCGGCTGGCGTGCAAGGAACAAACCGTGGACGCCCTAGCGCCAACATGCCAGCGTTAACAGGATGCAACCCGTCAACGTCTTTCAGCGGGCTTACTGCATCAATCACTTCATCTGCGTCGAGCTGCTTCGGAAGAGGCAATTGAACCAAGATTCCATGCGTATTCACGTTTGAGTTCAAGCTGGCAATACGATCCAACACCTCCTCCCTGCTCACGGACGCGGGCAGGACAATTGTCTCGGAATTCATTCCCAGCTTTAAAGCAGCCTTGTTCTTTGATCGCACATATACGGCTGAAGCAGGGTCATCTCCAATCAACAGCACCGCCAAGCTTGGAGTGACGTTCGAGCCACGCTTGAACTCAGCAATCTCGTTTGCAAGTCTTTCCTGGATCCGTTTCGATACGGCGTTTCCGTCAATAAGATGAAGACTCATCGTTTAGTAATTTCTTTGAAATACGCAGATTCTGACAGCCCGCGCGAATATTGGCGCAGATGCAGATAGTCGAACAGAAATCGCGGAAGCTTATGAGATCTCAACGAATCCACTGTATACCGCACAATAGTAAAGACCGGCCGGGAAAACAGCAACCGATGGCACATCCGCCAAAGACCGCCGAAGCGATCTTTGTCAAAAGGATTTGAAAACACACGATCCAAGTTCAGTTCTCTAAAAAGTCTTGGGTGATTCTTCAACAGAATTGGAATCCCCTCCCGGCCGTACGCTTCCAGATTTGCAAGCAAGCTATCAATCGATCGAAAATGGTGATGAATCGCAAGGGCTCGAGGTTCGGCGTAAATCGGCACACCGGCATCCTCAATACGAACTCCATAATCGAGGTCTTCGCCACCCCAACAGTCGAAGGTCTCGTCAAACAGGCCGACTCGCTGCACTACGCTCTTCGAAATCGAGCAATTCCTGGTCAGAAAGTAACGGCCCGGCAACCTCTGATTACTTCCAAGCTTTACGGCCCCGCCATTATTCAGATAGTCACTAATTGCAGTGAACTCGTCGTGTTGTGCAAAGTCAGACTTCCCGACGATCGCACAGTCTCCACGCTGGTGCGCGGACCAATGAACTGACAGAAAGTTCCGACTGACTGTATGATCACCGTCAATCATAACGATAATCTCACCATGTGCCTTTGCGATCCCTTGATTACGCGCGAATGACCGGTTCGAAGGATCCGACAGCAATAGCGGCACTAAGTTTCGATTTCGAAATCCTGCAAGCCACTCTCTTGTTGAGTCCGTCGATGCGCACTCAACAAGAATAATCTCATAGTCATCACTGTCGAAATCCTGTTCGATCAGTTGTGCTACCAATCTCTGTATGAACTGCTTCTGATTGAATGATATGACAATTACGCTTATCTTCACTGGCACCAATCAAGCCGCCTATAATGTCCGTACAGCGCGTCACCAACCTTTTGAATTTCATGTCGCGACATAACCCATTCAAGTCCTCGCGCTGCGGTTGTTTGCAAGATCTCCCGATTGGACAGGCAATCCTCCAATACCTGAGTAAGAGACATAGTGTCCGCGACTATAAAAGGGTGGTCACCGATGTATTTCAGCATCCGGTCAGGAATGTTCGTAATCACGGGAATACCCATCGCCAGTGCCTCCACGCTGCTCATCCCGTATCCCCAACCTCCCGCATTTGTAAGCTGGTCGATAAATATGTCGCAGGAGAACTTCGCAGCGAGCGCACTTTCGTAGGACATGTCCCTGATTAAGACAAGCTCCAGAGGGTAGCGATTCGAAAGTGAATCAATCGCACTTACGATCGCATCTGTCCCTTTTAACGGATTACGTGCCGCATGGGCGATACGAATCACTTTACCGGGTCGAAAGGGCTTAGTCTGAAAGCTCGCGGCATCGAATGGAAGGTAGAGATAGTGAATCCGAGAATCAAGATCGTGCAGATCCCACTCGGGAGTCAAATGCAGATCAGTGACTTCCTCGACACGCGGAATGAAGCCTCGAGAACGCAGGTCTGACCCATGAAAGTAGGAGACAATCGGCTTGCCACGAGCCTTCATACTGCGCGCAAACCTAGCGTCTCGAGTGAAGTCCAAGCCACCGTCAAGATGAACGATGTCATACTCGGCGAGACTATACTGCCGAATTACTTCATTGATACGGGGCCAATTATACTCGTCACGCATCCTAAACATCGCGCGAACATGCCATGGTGGATCCCAGACTGGCAACTTGCGGTCTTCGACGCGAGAAGGAACACGGTGCGGGTCGTGTGTCACAAGATCTCGAATCCCGCGAACCCACCTCTGAATAGGCATACCAGCAAGTCCAAGGCAGATGTCATCCGGGAATTGCCATCGACTTCGCCAGAAGGTAACATACCGGCACTCATCTCCTCGTCTCTCGTGTTCACGCTTAAACAATGCCAGCGTGCCAGACACATGCTCTGGCGCAATGTAAAGTACTCTCACCTTTGCACAAATCGCCTGACAACAGCGACCTCATCGGACGTAAAGAATCTTAGAAAGACAAGAAGTACCGGAAATGCAACCGCAAGCAGGATTCGCAGCGACCAATTCAACTCGAGCAATGCCGCCGCGCCGGTAAGTGCAATTGTGATTACAGCTAAGATAGCCAATCGACGCCACTCGTATGCGATGGGATAGATTTTCTGAACCACGAGGTATAGAAGCAACGCCTGAATAACAAATGCGAAAAACGTGACCCAAGCGGCAGCGAGCATACCGTAGGTTGGCACCAATAATAGATTAGCGATCACAGTAAAAACCGCAGCCACACCTGTTACAAATGGCAGTTTCCTTGTAGCTTTCTGCAAGTAGATACCTACCATGAGATTCGCGTAGATCCCATCGAAAATGTGGGCCGCAAGGATAATCGGGAAGACAACGAGTCCGCTCCAATACGATGGAGAGATCAAATAGCCGACAATAGGGAAATTGAACTTCAGTAGAGGCGGCACCGCAAGCGTCAGCATCAGCAAGAGGCCGGATGCGACGGCAACGTAGTACGTCAGCGTCCGAGCGTACAATCGAGGCGCCTGAGGATCATTAGCATGCTTCAGGAAGAACGGCTGCCATGCGAATCTGAAGGCGGCATTTACCACTCCCATGAACATCCCAAGTTTGTAACCTGCCGAGTAGAGGCCCGCCTCCTCGATCCCACGGAAGAGTTCCAACACTTTTCGATCCGCAAGTTCCACGACCATTACGAACAAGTAGGTTGGTATGTTGGGCAGCCCGAAAGCAAGCAGATCGGAGAATAGCACACGATCAATGCGAAATCTGCACGTCTGCAGGAAGGCGGGCAGGATCAGCGCACAAGTGACAAGACTCGCAATCAGATTTGCATATAACACGCCGAGAACACCTAGCCCCAAAGAACCTACCATCCAGACATTCAGACTGATATTCAACACCACATTGACTATCTTCTGTGCCGAAAAGGAGAGCGGCTTGTTTTCGCTACGCAATCGAAGGAATGGGAAAGTTCCAATGGTGTCAAAGAACAATATCCCCAGACAAATAACAATACCGATGGGCACATCGTCCGCGTTCTCCGGATTCTGAATCAAAAGCGACCCAAGCGAATCCCTAAACAAAAGTCCGAGTAGGCAGAGAACCGAAGAACTCAGTGCGACGGCAAGGAGCGCCGTTCCGTTCACCTGCGCGCTGGTGCGTCCATGGTCCTTTAGATTATAGAAGCGCAGATAAGCAATGTCAAGTCCATATACATAAAAAGTCTGCGCGACGGCTAAGAACAGATAGTACAGTGATAGCTCGCCATAGTCAGCGGCACTAAGACGATAGCTGTAGTATGGCAGCAGGAGGAAGGTAACAGATCTCGTCAAGATGTGCGCGAGACCGTAGATCAGCGACTCCTTAGTCAGTGACCTGAGTTTTCCTAGTATGCTTTCAGATGACAAAGAGCAAGTAGGGAATCATAAATGCGACTAGCCAGATAGGCCAAGAGCGAAGCCGCTTCGGAAGAGACGGAACAAGAGATACAACGGCCGGCCAAGCAATAAAGAGGTAACGACCCTCGGCTTGATCATATCTTATGTTTAAGAATACAAAGGAAAGCAGAGTGCTTCCAATCACAATCGCTCGCCAATCAAGAACATTCACATTCCTTAGTCCTACTATGAACAAGGTACTAAGTAGCACGATCGCGGGCAGCATTAGAACAAGCCCCTTCCAGTTCTGCCAAAACTCACTCCACGGAAAAATACTGGACCTTGCACAATAAAGCAAAGTGTCGACATTCGGAAGACGCCAGCTTGGCTCTCCAAAACCAACGGATAAAGGAATCAAGCCCCCAAATAGACTGGCATTTCTTGCCGCAAGAGGAATGAGAAATGTCAGCATAAGAACGACAGAAACAAATGCAGCACGACCGGATCTTCCCCACGAATCTAAGATGCACAGAACTACGAGCGGCGTCAAGACGAGTATTGAAAGCTTAACATAAACTCCGATCACGAAAAGAAAGACCATGGAATAGAGAGTTCGATGTGTTCGCCGCGCCTTGTTTCGCAGATACGCCAAACATACACCCCCGCTCGCTAGCCAAGCCATCGCTTCATTTCCGGACAGCACGCTGAATCGGACTAGTACACCGCTTAAGGCAAGCAACACAAGCAACAACAAGGTATCGGTAGATTGAAAACCGAAAT
Protein-coding sequences here:
- the folD gene encoding bifunctional methylenetetrahydrofolate dehydrogenase/methenyltetrahydrofolate cyclohydrolase FolD, which produces MSLHLIDGNAVSKRIQERLANEIAEFKRGSNVTPSLAVLLIGDDPASAVYVRSKNKAALKLGMNSETIVLPASVSREEVLDRIASLNSNVNTHGILVQLPLPKQLDADEVIDAVSPLKDVDGLHPVNAGMLALGRPRFVPCTPAGIMALLESYNIKTIGRHVVVVGRSNLVGRPISTLLSMKGEFADATVTVCHSRSSDLSTMTRLADILIVAAGKRRMITADMVRPGAVVIDVGIHRLDESEGGGLCGDVDFESVARVAEAITPVPGGVGPMTIAMLMQNTLLAAQLAVRAKNAG
- a CDS encoding glycosyltransferase — protein: MKISVIVISFNQKQFIQRLVAQLIEQDFDSDDYEIILVECASTDSTREWLAGFRNRNLVPLLLSDPSNRSFARNQGIAKAHGEIIVMIDGDHTVSRNFLSVHWSAHQRGDCAIVGKSDFAQHDEFTAISDYLNNGGAVKLGSNQRLPGRYFLTRNCSISKSVVQRVGLFDETFDCWGGEDLDYGVRIEDAGVPIYAEPRALAIHHHFRSIDSLLANLEAYGREGIPILLKNHPRLFRELNLDRVFSNPFDKDRFGGLWRMCHRLLFSRPVFTIVRYTVDSLRSHKLPRFLFDYLHLRQYSRGLSESAYFKEITKR
- a CDS encoding glycosyltransferase — protein: MRVLYIAPEHVSGTLALFKREHERRGDECRYVTFWRSRWQFPDDICLGLAGMPIQRWVRGIRDLVTHDPHRVPSRVEDRKLPVWDPPWHVRAMFRMRDEYNWPRINEVIRQYSLAEYDIVHLDGGLDFTRDARFARSMKARGKPIVSYFHGSDLRSRGFIPRVEEVTDLHLTPEWDLHDLDSRIHYLYLPFDAASFQTKPFRPGKVIRIAHAARNPLKGTDAIVSAIDSLSNRYPLELVLIRDMSYESALAAKFSCDIFIDQLTNAGGWGYGMSSVEALAMGIPVITNIPDRMLKYIGDHPFIVADTMSLTQVLEDCLSNREILQTTAARGLEWVMSRHEIQKVGDALYGHYRRLDWCQ
- a CDS encoding oligosaccharide flippase family protein, yielding MTRSVTFLLLPYYSYRLSAADYGELSLYYLFLAVAQTFYVYGLDIAYLRFYNLKDHGRTSAQVNGTALLAVALSSSVLCLLGLLFRDSLGSLLIQNPENADDVPIGIVICLGILFFDTIGTFPFLRLRSENKPLSFSAQKIVNVVLNISLNVWMVGSLGLGVLGVLYANLIASLVTCALILPAFLQTCRFRIDRVLFSDLLAFGLPNIPTYLFVMVVELADRKVLELFRGIEEAGLYSAGYKLGMFMGVVNAAFRFAWQPFFLKHANDPQAPRLYARTLTYYVAVASGLLLMLTLAVPPLLKFNFPIVGYLISPSYWSGLVVFPIILAAHIFDGIYANLMVGIYLQKATRKLPFVTGVAAVFTVIANLLLVPTYGMLAAAWVTFFAFVIQALLLYLVVQKIYPIAYEWRRLAILAVITIALTGAAALLELNWSLRILLAVAFPVLLVFLRFFTSDEVAVVRRFVQR